One stretch of Arachis duranensis cultivar V14167 chromosome 1, aradu.V14167.gnm2.J7QH, whole genome shotgun sequence DNA includes these proteins:
- the LOC107491954 gene encoding uncharacterized protein LOC107491954, producing the protein MDYERAGVERKLQLQELENLRLEAYENSRLYKEKVKAVHDKNIKRREFQHGDLVLLYNSRMRLILGKLRSKWDGPYRVERVEPYGVFHMSHPSSSELIKVNGHRLKLFHGEK; encoded by the coding sequence atggactATGAGAGAGCCGGAGTTGAGCgaaagttgcaactgcaagaattagaGAACCTCCGCTTAGAAGCTTATGAAAACTCCAGGTTGTATAAAGAGAAAGTGAAGGCTGTGCATGACAAGAACATCAAGAGAAGAGAATTCCAACATGGGGACTTAGTCCTACTTTACAACTCCAGAATGCGGCTCATACTAGGCAAGCTGAGATCCAAATGGGATGGTCCCTATCGAGTAGAGAGGGTGGAACCATACGGAGTCTTTCACAtgagccatccttcaagctctgaacttatcaaagtCAATGGACATCGCTTGAAGTTATTCCATGGTGAAAAGTAG